One Vespula pensylvanica isolate Volc-1 chromosome 1, ASM1446617v1, whole genome shotgun sequence genomic region harbors:
- the LOC122638201 gene encoding uncharacterized protein LOC122638201 isoform X3, protein MKSPVGSRRIESRRYYVTIKNEPEQEQEQEQEQEQEQTETQVDTAASPSSSVDLPESAHPCPACPTILLTTHDLTNHLREHNSPRSTEYGGEEDYCCAICQKVLSSASSLDRHVLVHSRERPFKCKYCDIAFTTNGNMNRHVKSAHRGERSPPQSYTESESTSNDSENSSRRQHIEEHNNNEISKQTSPNFMIRERLAKNLTAKRKSPSFTREDESPRKHKILLNNSRTEIKRTPVQTQNSFNCPVCNRQDFATSGLLETHLEQNHPEFTARVMCEQAMHRPASGEGTNFQCAKCSRAFPCFKSMKEHQNECGKCRSSLQCRPIDVGESQRDDFFAGLELHNKAALTEAKDGKDLADIESILSVTSGPILQNFPRSDASTPENNMKFNSSVGSSGSSGTMSSEYHEEEAQDLFAAEFRKMKLKGEFPCRLCTAIFPNLRALKGHNRAHMGVAPGVPYPCNMCPYTSTDKATLVRHLRSHNGDRPYECSLCNYAFTTKANCERHVRNRHGKLTREDIKSVLIYHPNEDSTNENIGRSSPRVTKDEPRKSLIYPNDREDSHQQQQRYLSMPVDSKSDIRVIDEAKLPSPGLASSLRSIIVNHCETSDTYSRSNIPSSGLIPRNIEEATTSQDQSGRAEDDLESRSSNESVSLVNDTESDMHQRIQASPINLKKTSNVPNAGNSNQDGPLDLSMDVLDLSKKAKERNGAGSSRSNEHYPGNDRREFYDSTSQLFLTQALLQASQGTSPGTSPGTSQGTSQATSLQNFYANAQLIYRNLGSLSAGVNAGILSPYMFNPHLFGQDLNIRDRIQKEFARGLQLTSGGTLVDPSHGNTSFASFPQSNEGSSQSVNEQNDYTKLLASKMTNKNLSPREKPDNSPSSNSVKMVIKNGVLMPKQKQRRYRTERPFSCGHCSAKFTLRSNMERHIKQQHPEFWSQRPRGGHSTRGRPPANHPTLIKNSGQSNSQPSQSYSSILPKTESSSAIESGRHSISDQVKYAILAQQLKANKMDDNDTDEELIIDEDPTDKEMQESQEQGERSTSLLRGQLEGNESNRDVLTVKNEISERDSTDVFHNEQAEERNDTNENGRTSRNEHIPEVKTEDPSGDNNSRHTFKMDICNDTVQDKQEDNNADLASVSELLDNASHQYQHFQPQYLSDEEGLVASTSDFNNSGSEDKSDSVNSGNSNNASSKKKKKKKKKKKSAYSMAPNRVICPYCERPFPWTSSLRRHILTHTGQKPYQCIYCSLLFTTKSNCDRHLLRKHKTNPNKIRRVRNSSSPDSQVVNTNNTFSMRNVPERPYKCNQCPSSTFSTLGNLKKHRSTKHSRKNKSRSVSPSSEPQNSPLQPSKQNDPSDYESQSSSISENVSEQQQVSPVETQKQNSNTSPTNNELSRSRRTSPRSSPGPNDVPFKCHLCDCGFADRHDCLEHIKTNHKKSYEMLVAKGAMDMDIDGLEDQPAPPPPPPPQQHLSDGEERKGRFPDYSNRKVVCAFCIRRFWSAEDLRRHMRTHTGERPFSCDICFRRFTLKHSMLRHRKKHESVDSTMYVGTSGDEENSPTQPPTITPRTQQQPPVLMATNINNSRIQDRITSSVATGDAPGGFMRFNTFEKLTTFTGKLTTNTQHNVNSELSENTDNDLISNLLGIRDKSFIDKVLQASPDDAAKLLGVQRSHE, encoded by the exons ATGAAGTCACCTGTCGGCAGCAGGCGCATCGAGTCTCGCAGGTATTATG TGACCATAAAGAACGAACCGGAACAGGAACAAGAACaggaacaagaacaagaacaagaacagaCTGAGACACAGGTGGATACAGCAGCATCTCCGTCGTCCAGT GTAGATTTACCCGAAAGCGCGCATCCTTGTCCAGCTTGTCCGACCATACTTTTGACAACTCACGATTTAACGAATCATCTACGAGAACATAATTCACCTAGGAGCACGGAATACGGCGGTGAGGAAGACTACTGCTGTGCTATATGTCAAAAAGTATTGAGTTCGGCAAGTTCCTTGGATCGCCATGTTCTTGTACATTCGCGCGAACGACCTTTCAAGTGCAAATATTGTGATATAGCTTTCACAACGAATGGTAATATGAACAGACATGTTAAAAGTGCTCACCGCGGTGAAAGATCACCACCACAGAGTTATACCGAATCGGAAAGTACTAGTAACGACTCCGAAAACTCATCTAGAAGACAACACATAGAAGAACACAACAACAACGAGATATCGAAACAAACTTCGCCAAATTTTATGATCAGAGAAAGATTAGCGAAGAATTTAACAGCCAAACGAAAGTCGCCATCTTTTACCAGAGAAGATGAAAGCCCACGTAAACACAAGATATTGTTGAACAATTCGAGGACCGAGATCAAACGTACCCCTGTACAAACACAAAATTCTTTCAACTGTCCGGTTTGTAATCGGCAAGATTTTGCTACGAGCGGCCTCTTGGAAACGCATTTGGAACAAAATCATCCAGAATTCACGGCAAG GGTGATGTGCGAGCAAGCGATGCATCGGCCAGCATCCGGAGAAGGTACCAACTTTCAATGCGCCAAGTGTTCAAGGGCATTTCCTTGTTTCAAGTCTATGAAAGAACACCAAAATGAATGTGGTAAGTGTAGGTCAAGTTTGCAATGTAGACCGATAGACGTTGGGGAATCACAGAGAGACGATTTTTTTGCGGGCCTCGAATTACACAATAAAGCTGCTTTGACAGAGGCTAAAGACGGAAAGGATTTAGCGGATATAGAAAGCATTTTGTCCGTTACGTCGGGCCCGATTTTACAAAACTTTCCCCGCTCGGATGCTAGTACACCCgagaataatatgaaatttaattcgaGCGTTGGTTCTTCTGGTTCATCAGGAACGATGTCATCGGAATATCACGAGGAAGAAGCTCAGGATTTATTCGCTGCCGAATTCAGGAAGATGAAGTTGAAAGGAGAATTCCCCTGCCGATTATGCACAGCTATATTCCCTAATTTGAGAGCATTGAAGGGACATAATCGTGCTCACATGGGTGTTGCGCCAGGAGTACCCTATCCTTGCAACATGTGTCCTTATACGAGTACGGACAAGGCCACTCTTGTAAGGCATCTCAGATCTCACAACGGCGATCGGCCGTACGAGTGTTCGCTTTGCAATTACGCTTTTACTACAAAAGCAAACTGCGAGAGGCACGTTAGAAATCGTCATGGTAAATTAACCAGGGAAGACATCAAGAGTGTTCTTATATATCACCCGAACGAGGATTCGACGAATGAGAACATCGGTAGAAGTTCGCCAAGAGTGACAAAGGACGAACCAAGAAAAAGTTTGATATATCCGAACGACCGTGAGGACTCTcatcagcaacagcaacgTTATCTCTCGATGCCGGTGGACTCGAAAAGTGATATTAGAGTGATAGACGAGGCAAAACTACCTAGCCCAGGATTGGCCTCGTCCCTTCGTAGTATTATCGTGAATCATTGCGAAACCAGCGATACTTACTCGAGATCGAACATACCATCGTCCGGGCTTATTCCGAGGAATATAGAAGAGGCCACTACATCTCAAGATCAAAGTGGAAGGGCTGAGGATGATCTTGAATCAAGGTCATCTAACGAAAGCGTGTCTCTAGTCAATGATACCGAATCAGATATGCACCAAAGAATTCAAGCTAGTCCGATTAACTTGAAGAAAACGTCTAACGTACCTAACGCCGGAAATTCGAACCAGGATGGCCCCTTGGACCTCAGCATGGACGTTCTAGATTTGAGTAAAAAGGCCAAGGAGAGAAACGGTGCTGGCTCTTCTAGATCGAACGAACATTATCCCGGCAATGACCGAAGAGAATTTTACGATTCAACCAGCCAATTGTTCCTCACACAGGCTCTTTTACAAGCGAGCCAAGGAACTTCGCCGGGAACTTCGCCTGGAACTTCGCAAGGAACCTCGCAGGCAACCTCCCTGCAGAATTTCTACGCTAATGCCCAATTGATCTACCGTAATTTAGGATCACTTTCGGCAGGAGTAAATGCTGGAATTCTATCTCCTTATATGTTCAACCCGCACCTGTTCGGACAAGATCTTAACATCAGAGATAGAATTCAAAAGGAGTTCGCTCGGGGCCTACAATTGACCAGCGGTGGTACGTTGGTCGATCCATCTCACGGAAATACAAGTTTCGCCAGTTTTCCGCAATCTAACGAGGGCTCGTCTCAATCCGTAAACGAGCAAAACGATTATACGAAATTGCTGGCTTCTAAAATGACCAATAAGAATTTATCGCCACGCGAAAAGCCAGACAATTCGCCTTCCTCGAATTCCGTTAAAATGGTCATAAAAAATGGTGTTCTAATGccaaaacaaaaacaacgaAGATATCGTACGGAAAGACCGTTCTCTTGCGGACATTGCTCGGCCAAGTTCACCCTGCGTAGCAACATGGAGAGACATATAAAACAGCAACATCCTGAATTTTGGAGTCAACGACCTCGAGGTGGTCATTCAACGAGAGGCAGACCACCGGCGAACCATCcgactttaattaaaaattctggACAGTCAAATTCGCAGCCTTCGCAGTCCTACTCCAGCATTCTACCCAAAACCGAGTCGTCATCGGCGATAGAATCTGGCAGACATTCGATTTCCGACCAAGTTAAATACGCGATATTGGCACAACAATTGAAGGCCAACAAAATGGACGACAACGACACCGACGAAGAACTCATCATCGACGAGGATCCTACCGATAAAGAGATGCAAGAATCTCAAGAACAAGGAGAACGTTCTACGAGTTTGTTGAGAGGACAATTGGAAGGAAACGAGTCCAACAGAGACGTTTTGACGGTTAAGAACGAAATCTCAGAAAGAGACTCGACCGACGTATTTCACAACGAACAGGCCGAGGAACGTAACGATACCAATGAGAACGGCCGGACTTCTAGAAACGAACATATCCCTGAAGTTAAAACTGAAGATCCATCCGGAGATAATAATTCAAGACACACCTTCAAAATGGATATCTGTAACGATACCGTTCAAGATAAACAGGAAGATAATAACGCTGATCTCGCTAGCGTTTCGGAATTATTGGACAATGCTTCTCATCAATATCAACACTTTCAACCTCAATATCTGAGCGACGAGGAAGGTTTGGTCGCATCGACGAGCGACTTCAACAATTCTGGAAGCGAGGACAAATCTGACTCGGTCAATTCCGGTAATTCGAATAACGCctcgtcgaaaaagaaaaagaagaaaaaaaagaagaagaaatctgCTTACTCGATGGCACCTAACAGAGTGATATGTCCCTATTGCGAACGGCCATTTCCATGGACTTCGTCCCTTAGACGACATATTCTTACGCACACGGGTCAAAAGCCCTATCAATGTATATACTGTTCACTTTTGTTCACGACCAAATCGAATTGCGATCGGCACCTTTTGAGAAAGCACAAAACAAATCCGAACAAAATACGACGCGTTAGAAATTCATCTTCGCCGGATAGTCAGGTTGTCAATACGAACAATACGTTCTCGATGAGAAACGTACCGGAGAGGCCGTACAAATGTAATCAGTGTCCGAGTTCGACCTTTTCGACGTTAGgtaatttaaagaaacatcGTTCGACCAAACACTCGCGCAAAAACAAATCGAGATCCGTATCGCCCTCGAGCGAACCACAAAACAGTCCTTTACAACCGTCGAAACAAAACGATCCTAGCGATTACGAGAGCCAATCGTCTAGCATTTCTGAAAATGTTTCTGAACAACAACAAGTGTCGCCGGTTGAaacacaaaaacaaaattcgaATACATCACCGACTAACAACGAATTATCAAGATCACGAAGAACTTCACCTAGATCCTCGCCCGGTCCTAACGACGTTCCATTCAAATGTCATCTATGTGACTGCGGATTCGCCGATCGTCATGATTGTTTGGAACATATCAAAACGAATCATAAAAAATCGTACGAGATGTTAGTTGCTAAGGGTGCTATGGATATGGATATCGACGGTTTGGAAGATCaaccagcaccaccaccaccgccaccgccgcaGCAACATCTTAGCGatggagaggaaagaaaaggccGATTCCCAGATTACAGTAATAGAAAA GTGGTCTGTGCCTTTTGCATAAGAAGATTCTGGTCGGCCGAGGATCTACGTCGTCACATGAGAACTCACACGGGTGAAAGACCATTCTCCTGTGACATATGCTTTCGACGATTCACTTTGAAACACAGCATGCTACGTCATCGTAAAAAGCACGAATCGGTTGACTCTACCATGTACGTTGGTACCAGCGGCGACGAAGAAAATTCACCGACTCAGCCACCAACGATAACACCGCGTACCCAACAACAACCACCCGTTTTAATGGCAACAAATATCAACAATTCGAGGATCCAAGATAGAATTACGTCGTCGGTAGCAACCGGCGATGCTCCTGGTGGTTTCATGAGATTTAATACCTTCGAAAAATTAACTACATTTACCGGCAAATTGACCACCAATACACAGCATAATGTCAATTCAGAATTATCCGAAAATACCGACAACGATTTGATCTCTAATCTTTTGGGCATACGCGATAAAAGTTTCATCGATAAGGTTCTCCAAGCATCACCGGACGATGCCGCTAAATTATTAGGCGTACAACGTAGTCACGAGTGA
- the LOC122638201 gene encoding ras-responsive element-binding protein 1-like isoform X1 produces MKSPVGSRRIESRRYYVTIKNEPEQEQEQEQEQEQEQTETQVDTAASPSSSVDLPESAHPCPACPTILLTTHDLTNHLREHNSPRSTEYGGEEDYCCAICQKVLSSASSLDRHVLVHSRERPFKCKYCDIAFTTNGNMNRHVKSAHRGERSPPQSYTESESTSNDSENSSRRQHIEEHNNNEISKQTSPNFMIRERLAKNLTAKRKSPSFTREDESPRKHKILLNNSRTEIKRTPVQTQNSFNCPVCNRQDFATSGLLETHLEQNHPEFTARCEPCNLSFKNHRVLNLHRYMIHFSDYPVGIPTRNLRNSVVGFDDLTFVDFTSAKFPTIARVMCEQAMHRPASGEGTNFQCAKCSRAFPCFKSMKEHQNECGKCRSSLQCRPIDVGESQRDDFFAGLELHNKAALTEAKDGKDLADIESILSVTSGPILQNFPRSDASTPENNMKFNSSVGSSGSSGTMSSEYHEEEAQDLFAAEFRKMKLKGEFPCRLCTAIFPNLRALKGHNRAHMGVAPGVPYPCNMCPYTSTDKATLVRHLRSHNGDRPYECSLCNYAFTTKANCERHVRNRHGKLTREDIKSVLIYHPNEDSTNENIGRSSPRVTKDEPRKSLIYPNDREDSHQQQQRYLSMPVDSKSDIRVIDEAKLPSPGLASSLRSIIVNHCETSDTYSRSNIPSSGLIPRNIEEATTSQDQSGRAEDDLESRSSNESVSLVNDTESDMHQRIQASPINLKKTSNVPNAGNSNQDGPLDLSMDVLDLSKKAKERNGAGSSRSNEHYPGNDRREFYDSTSQLFLTQALLQASQGTSPGTSPGTSQGTSQATSLQNFYANAQLIYRNLGSLSAGVNAGILSPYMFNPHLFGQDLNIRDRIQKEFARGLQLTSGGTLVDPSHGNTSFASFPQSNEGSSQSVNEQNDYTKLLASKMTNKNLSPREKPDNSPSSNSVKMVIKNGVLMPKQKQRRYRTERPFSCGHCSAKFTLRSNMERHIKQQHPEFWSQRPRGGHSTRGRPPANHPTLIKNSGQSNSQPSQSYSSILPKTESSSAIESGRHSISDQVKYAILAQQLKANKMDDNDTDEELIIDEDPTDKEMQESQEQGERSTSLLRGQLEGNESNRDVLTVKNEISERDSTDVFHNEQAEERNDTNENGRTSRNEHIPEVKTEDPSGDNNSRHTFKMDICNDTVQDKQEDNNADLASVSELLDNASHQYQHFQPQYLSDEEGLVASTSDFNNSGSEDKSDSVNSGNSNNASSKKKKKKKKKKKSAYSMAPNRVICPYCERPFPWTSSLRRHILTHTGQKPYQCIYCSLLFTTKSNCDRHLLRKHKTNPNKIRRVRNSSSPDSQVVNTNNTFSMRNVPERPYKCNQCPSSTFSTLGNLKKHRSTKHSRKNKSRSVSPSSEPQNSPLQPSKQNDPSDYESQSSSISENVSEQQQVSPVETQKQNSNTSPTNNELSRSRRTSPRSSPGPNDVPFKCHLCDCGFADRHDCLEHIKTNHKKSYEMLVAKGAMDMDIDGLEDQPAPPPPPPPQQHLSDGEERKGRFPDYSNRKVVCAFCIRRFWSAEDLRRHMRTHTGERPFSCDICFRRFTLKHSMLRHRKKHESVDSTMYVGTSGDEENSPTQPPTITPRTQQQPPVLMATNINNSRIQDRITSSVATGDAPGGFMRFNTFEKLTTFTGKLTTNTQHNVNSELSENTDNDLISNLLGIRDKSFIDKVLQASPDDAAKLLGVQRSHE; encoded by the exons ATGAAGTCACCTGTCGGCAGCAGGCGCATCGAGTCTCGCAGGTATTATG TGACCATAAAGAACGAACCGGAACAGGAACAAGAACaggaacaagaacaagaacaagaacagaCTGAGACACAGGTGGATACAGCAGCATCTCCGTCGTCCAGT GTAGATTTACCCGAAAGCGCGCATCCTTGTCCAGCTTGTCCGACCATACTTTTGACAACTCACGATTTAACGAATCATCTACGAGAACATAATTCACCTAGGAGCACGGAATACGGCGGTGAGGAAGACTACTGCTGTGCTATATGTCAAAAAGTATTGAGTTCGGCAAGTTCCTTGGATCGCCATGTTCTTGTACATTCGCGCGAACGACCTTTCAAGTGCAAATATTGTGATATAGCTTTCACAACGAATGGTAATATGAACAGACATGTTAAAAGTGCTCACCGCGGTGAAAGATCACCACCACAGAGTTATACCGAATCGGAAAGTACTAGTAACGACTCCGAAAACTCATCTAGAAGACAACACATAGAAGAACACAACAACAACGAGATATCGAAACAAACTTCGCCAAATTTTATGATCAGAGAAAGATTAGCGAAGAATTTAACAGCCAAACGAAAGTCGCCATCTTTTACCAGAGAAGATGAAAGCCCACGTAAACACAAGATATTGTTGAACAATTCGAGGACCGAGATCAAACGTACCCCTGTACAAACACAAAATTCTTTCAACTGTCCGGTTTGTAATCGGCAAGATTTTGCTACGAGCGGCCTCTTGGAAACGCATTTGGAACAAAATCATCCAGAATTCACGGCAAGGTGCGAACCCTGTAatctatcttttaaaaatcatcGGGTTTTGAATCTACACCGTTATATGATACACTTTTCTGACTATCCCGTTGGTATCCCTACGAGAAATTTACGTAATTCCGTAGTAGGATTCGACGATTTAACTTTTGTTGACTTTACCTCGGCTAAATTCCCAACTATTGCTAGGGTGATGTGCGAGCAAGCGATGCATCGGCCAGCATCCGGAGAAGGTACCAACTTTCAATGCGCCAAGTGTTCAAGGGCATTTCCTTGTTTCAAGTCTATGAAAGAACACCAAAATGAATGTGGTAAGTGTAGGTCAAGTTTGCAATGTAGACCGATAGACGTTGGGGAATCACAGAGAGACGATTTTTTTGCGGGCCTCGAATTACACAATAAAGCTGCTTTGACAGAGGCTAAAGACGGAAAGGATTTAGCGGATATAGAAAGCATTTTGTCCGTTACGTCGGGCCCGATTTTACAAAACTTTCCCCGCTCGGATGCTAGTACACCCgagaataatatgaaatttaattcgaGCGTTGGTTCTTCTGGTTCATCAGGAACGATGTCATCGGAATATCACGAGGAAGAAGCTCAGGATTTATTCGCTGCCGAATTCAGGAAGATGAAGTTGAAAGGAGAATTCCCCTGCCGATTATGCACAGCTATATTCCCTAATTTGAGAGCATTGAAGGGACATAATCGTGCTCACATGGGTGTTGCGCCAGGAGTACCCTATCCTTGCAACATGTGTCCTTATACGAGTACGGACAAGGCCACTCTTGTAAGGCATCTCAGATCTCACAACGGCGATCGGCCGTACGAGTGTTCGCTTTGCAATTACGCTTTTACTACAAAAGCAAACTGCGAGAGGCACGTTAGAAATCGTCATGGTAAATTAACCAGGGAAGACATCAAGAGTGTTCTTATATATCACCCGAACGAGGATTCGACGAATGAGAACATCGGTAGAAGTTCGCCAAGAGTGACAAAGGACGAACCAAGAAAAAGTTTGATATATCCGAACGACCGTGAGGACTCTcatcagcaacagcaacgTTATCTCTCGATGCCGGTGGACTCGAAAAGTGATATTAGAGTGATAGACGAGGCAAAACTACCTAGCCCAGGATTGGCCTCGTCCCTTCGTAGTATTATCGTGAATCATTGCGAAACCAGCGATACTTACTCGAGATCGAACATACCATCGTCCGGGCTTATTCCGAGGAATATAGAAGAGGCCACTACATCTCAAGATCAAAGTGGAAGGGCTGAGGATGATCTTGAATCAAGGTCATCTAACGAAAGCGTGTCTCTAGTCAATGATACCGAATCAGATATGCACCAAAGAATTCAAGCTAGTCCGATTAACTTGAAGAAAACGTCTAACGTACCTAACGCCGGAAATTCGAACCAGGATGGCCCCTTGGACCTCAGCATGGACGTTCTAGATTTGAGTAAAAAGGCCAAGGAGAGAAACGGTGCTGGCTCTTCTAGATCGAACGAACATTATCCCGGCAATGACCGAAGAGAATTTTACGATTCAACCAGCCAATTGTTCCTCACACAGGCTCTTTTACAAGCGAGCCAAGGAACTTCGCCGGGAACTTCGCCTGGAACTTCGCAAGGAACCTCGCAGGCAACCTCCCTGCAGAATTTCTACGCTAATGCCCAATTGATCTACCGTAATTTAGGATCACTTTCGGCAGGAGTAAATGCTGGAATTCTATCTCCTTATATGTTCAACCCGCACCTGTTCGGACAAGATCTTAACATCAGAGATAGAATTCAAAAGGAGTTCGCTCGGGGCCTACAATTGACCAGCGGTGGTACGTTGGTCGATCCATCTCACGGAAATACAAGTTTCGCCAGTTTTCCGCAATCTAACGAGGGCTCGTCTCAATCCGTAAACGAGCAAAACGATTATACGAAATTGCTGGCTTCTAAAATGACCAATAAGAATTTATCGCCACGCGAAAAGCCAGACAATTCGCCTTCCTCGAATTCCGTTAAAATGGTCATAAAAAATGGTGTTCTAATGccaaaacaaaaacaacgaAGATATCGTACGGAAAGACCGTTCTCTTGCGGACATTGCTCGGCCAAGTTCACCCTGCGTAGCAACATGGAGAGACATATAAAACAGCAACATCCTGAATTTTGGAGTCAACGACCTCGAGGTGGTCATTCAACGAGAGGCAGACCACCGGCGAACCATCcgactttaattaaaaattctggACAGTCAAATTCGCAGCCTTCGCAGTCCTACTCCAGCATTCTACCCAAAACCGAGTCGTCATCGGCGATAGAATCTGGCAGACATTCGATTTCCGACCAAGTTAAATACGCGATATTGGCACAACAATTGAAGGCCAACAAAATGGACGACAACGACACCGACGAAGAACTCATCATCGACGAGGATCCTACCGATAAAGAGATGCAAGAATCTCAAGAACAAGGAGAACGTTCTACGAGTTTGTTGAGAGGACAATTGGAAGGAAACGAGTCCAACAGAGACGTTTTGACGGTTAAGAACGAAATCTCAGAAAGAGACTCGACCGACGTATTTCACAACGAACAGGCCGAGGAACGTAACGATACCAATGAGAACGGCCGGACTTCTAGAAACGAACATATCCCTGAAGTTAAAACTGAAGATCCATCCGGAGATAATAATTCAAGACACACCTTCAAAATGGATATCTGTAACGATACCGTTCAAGATAAACAGGAAGATAATAACGCTGATCTCGCTAGCGTTTCGGAATTATTGGACAATGCTTCTCATCAATATCAACACTTTCAACCTCAATATCTGAGCGACGAGGAAGGTTTGGTCGCATCGACGAGCGACTTCAACAATTCTGGAAGCGAGGACAAATCTGACTCGGTCAATTCCGGTAATTCGAATAACGCctcgtcgaaaaagaaaaagaagaaaaaaaagaagaagaaatctgCTTACTCGATGGCACCTAACAGAGTGATATGTCCCTATTGCGAACGGCCATTTCCATGGACTTCGTCCCTTAGACGACATATTCTTACGCACACGGGTCAAAAGCCCTATCAATGTATATACTGTTCACTTTTGTTCACGACCAAATCGAATTGCGATCGGCACCTTTTGAGAAAGCACAAAACAAATCCGAACAAAATACGACGCGTTAGAAATTCATCTTCGCCGGATAGTCAGGTTGTCAATACGAACAATACGTTCTCGATGAGAAACGTACCGGAGAGGCCGTACAAATGTAATCAGTGTCCGAGTTCGACCTTTTCGACGTTAGgtaatttaaagaaacatcGTTCGACCAAACACTCGCGCAAAAACAAATCGAGATCCGTATCGCCCTCGAGCGAACCACAAAACAGTCCTTTACAACCGTCGAAACAAAACGATCCTAGCGATTACGAGAGCCAATCGTCTAGCATTTCTGAAAATGTTTCTGAACAACAACAAGTGTCGCCGGTTGAaacacaaaaacaaaattcgaATACATCACCGACTAACAACGAATTATCAAGATCACGAAGAACTTCACCTAGATCCTCGCCCGGTCCTAACGACGTTCCATTCAAATGTCATCTATGTGACTGCGGATTCGCCGATCGTCATGATTGTTTGGAACATATCAAAACGAATCATAAAAAATCGTACGAGATGTTAGTTGCTAAGGGTGCTATGGATATGGATATCGACGGTTTGGAAGATCaaccagcaccaccaccaccgccaccgccgcaGCAACATCTTAGCGatggagaggaaagaaaaggccGATTCCCAGATTACAGTAATAGAAAA GTGGTCTGTGCCTTTTGCATAAGAAGATTCTGGTCGGCCGAGGATCTACGTCGTCACATGAGAACTCACACGGGTGAAAGACCATTCTCCTGTGACATATGCTTTCGACGATTCACTTTGAAACACAGCATGCTACGTCATCGTAAAAAGCACGAATCGGTTGACTCTACCATGTACGTTGGTACCAGCGGCGACGAAGAAAATTCACCGACTCAGCCACCAACGATAACACCGCGTACCCAACAACAACCACCCGTTTTAATGGCAACAAATATCAACAATTCGAGGATCCAAGATAGAATTACGTCGTCGGTAGCAACCGGCGATGCTCCTGGTGGTTTCATGAGATTTAATACCTTCGAAAAATTAACTACATTTACCGGCAAATTGACCACCAATACACAGCATAATGTCAATTCAGAATTATCCGAAAATACCGACAACGATTTGATCTCTAATCTTTTGGGCATACGCGATAAAAGTTTCATCGATAAGGTTCTCCAAGCATCACCGGACGATGCCGCTAAATTATTAGGCGTACAACGTAGTCACGAGTGA